Proteins from a genomic interval of Phocoena phocoena chromosome 20, mPhoPho1.1, whole genome shotgun sequence:
- the ZNF568 gene encoding zinc finger protein 568 isoform X1, whose amino-acid sequence MTSQPSEISSSCVTTEHLTQMMEGTAWCSPDSALFKEEEDMTSSLGTVTFKDVAVDLTQEEWQQMKPAQRDLYRDVMLENYSNLVTVGCQVTKPDVIFKLEQEEEPWVIEEEMLGRPCPEVWEDDEQIKEQQETLVRKITSISKKTLIKENVIECKKVAKVFPLGSDIVTSRQNFFEYDSFDKGFEHNLDLLSYEKGCIREKNYECNKYGKPFYHCSSHVVSPFKCNQCGQDFNHKFDLIRHERIHAGEKLYECKECGKAFSRKENLITHQKIHTGEKPYKCNECGKAFIQMSNLIRHQRIHTGEKPYACKDCWKAFSQKSNLIEHERIHTGEKPYECKECGKAFSQKQNLIEHEKIHTGEKPYACNECGRAFSRMSSVNLHMRSHTGEKPYKCNKCGKAFSQCSVFIIHMRSHTGEKPYVCSECGKAFSQSSSLTVHMRNHTAEKPYECNECGKAFSRKENLITHQKIHTGEKPYECNECGKAFIQMSNLIRHQRIHTGEKPYACTVCGKAFSQKSNLTEHEKIHTGEKPYHCNQCGKAFSQRQNLLEHEKIHTGEKPFKCNECGKAFSRISSLTLHVRSHTGEKPYECNKCGKAFSQCSLLIIHMRIHTGEKPFECNECGKAFSQRASLSIHKRGHTGEKRRVY is encoded by the exons GGAACAGTAACATTTAAGGATGTGGCTGTGGACCTCACCCAGGAGGAATGGCAGCAAATGAAACCTGCTCAGAGGGACTTGTACCGTgatgtgatgctggagaactaTAGCAACCTAGTCACAGTGG GCTGCCAAGTCACCAAACCAGATGTGATCTTCAAGTTGGAGCAGGAAGAGGAGCCATGGGTGATAGAAGAAGAAATGCTTGGGAGGCCCTGTCCAG AAGTTTGGGAAGATGATGAACAGATCAAGGAGCAGCAGGAAACACTTGTGAGGAAAATCACATCCATCTCCAAGAAAACTCTAATTAAGGAAAATGTCATTGAATGTAAAAAAGTTGCAAAAGTATTTCCTCTTGGCTCAGACATTGTTACTTCAAGACAAAACTTCTTTGAATATGACTCATTTGATAAGGGTTTTGAACATAATTTAGACTTACTTAGTTATGAGAAAGGCTGtataagagagaaaaattatgagTGTAATAAGTATGGGAAACCATTTTACCATTGCTCATCACATGTTGTATCCCCCTTTAAGTGTAATCAGTGTGGACAAGACTTTAATCATAAATTTGACCTCATCAGACATGAGAGAATTCATGCTGGAGAGAAACtgtatgaatgtaaggaatgtggaaaagctttcagtaGGAAGGAAAATCTTATTACACATCAAAAAATTCATACTGGGGAAAAACCATATAAgtgtaatgaatgtggaaaagctTTCATTCAAATGTCAAACCTTATTAGACACCAGAGAATTCATACCGGAGAAAAACCTTATGCATGTAAAGATTGTTGGAAGGCCTTCAGTCAGAAATCAAATCTCATTGAACAtgagagaattcatactggagaaaaaccctatgaatgtaaggaatgtggaaaagcctttagCCAGAAGCAAAATCTTATTGAGCATGAGAAAATTCATACTGGCGAGAAACCTTATGCATGTAATGAATGTGGTAGAGCTTTTTCTCGAATGTCATCTGTTAATCTGCATATGAGAAGTCACACAGGGgagaaaccctataaatgtaataaatgtggaaaagccttctcTCAATGCTCAGTATTTATTATACATATGAGAAGTCATacaggggagaaaccctatgtatgcagtgaatgtgggaaagccttctctCAAAGTTCATCCCTTACTGTACATATGAGAAATCATACAGctgagaaaccttatgaatgtaatgaatgtggaaaagccttcagcCGGAAAGAAAATCTCATTACACATCAaaaaattcatactggagagaaaccttatgaatgtaatgaatgtgggaaagcttttATTCAGATGTCAAACCTCATCCGAcaccagagaattcatactggtgaaAAACCCTATGCGTGTACAgtatgtgggaaagcctttagtcAGAAATCAAATCTCACTGAACATGAgaaaattcatactggagagaaaccctatcaTTGTAATCAatgtggaaaagctttcagtcagAGACAAAATCTCCTTGAACATGAaaaaattcatactggagagaaaccattTAAATGTAATGAATGCGGTAAAGCCTTCTCTCGAATCTCATCCCTTACTCTTCACGTTAGAAGTCATACAGGGGAGAAACCGTATGAATGTAataaatgtggaaaagccttctcTCAATGCTCACTACTTATAATACATATGAGAATTCACACCGGTGAGAAACCTTTTGAATGTAATGAATGCGGGAAAGCATTCTCTCAAAGAGCATCCCTTTCTATACATAAGAGAGGTCATACAGGTGAGAAACGCCGAGTGTACTAA
- the ZNF568 gene encoding zinc finger protein 568 isoform X2 codes for MKPAQRDLYRDVMLENYSNLVTVGCQVTKPDVIFKLEQEEEPWVIEEEMLGRPCPGEVWEDDEQIKEQQETLVRKITSISKKTLIKENVIECKKVAKVFPLGSDIVTSRQNFFEYDSFDKGFEHNLDLLSYEKGCIREKNYECNKYGKPFYHCSSHVVSPFKCNQCGQDFNHKFDLIRHERIHAGEKLYECKECGKAFSRKENLITHQKIHTGEKPYKCNECGKAFIQMSNLIRHQRIHTGEKPYACKDCWKAFSQKSNLIEHERIHTGEKPYECKECGKAFSQKQNLIEHEKIHTGEKPYACNECGRAFSRMSSVNLHMRSHTGEKPYKCNKCGKAFSQCSVFIIHMRSHTGEKPYVCSECGKAFSQSSSLTVHMRNHTAEKPYECNECGKAFSRKENLITHQKIHTGEKPYECNECGKAFIQMSNLIRHQRIHTGEKPYACTVCGKAFSQKSNLTEHEKIHTGEKPYHCNQCGKAFSQRQNLLEHEKIHTGEKPFKCNECGKAFSRISSLTLHVRSHTGEKPYECNKCGKAFSQCSLLIIHMRIHTGEKPFECNECGKAFSQRASLSIHKRGHTGEKRRVY; via the exons ATGAAACCTGCTCAGAGGGACTTGTACCGTgatgtgatgctggagaactaTAGCAACCTAGTCACAGTGG GCTGCCAAGTCACCAAACCAGATGTGATCTTCAAGTTGGAGCAGGAAGAGGAGCCATGGGTGATAGAAGAAGAAATGCTTGGGAGGCCCTGTCCAG GGG AAGTTTGGGAAGATGATGAACAGATCAAGGAGCAGCAGGAAACACTTGTGAGGAAAATCACATCCATCTCCAAGAAAACTCTAATTAAGGAAAATGTCATTGAATGTAAAAAAGTTGCAAAAGTATTTCCTCTTGGCTCAGACATTGTTACTTCAAGACAAAACTTCTTTGAATATGACTCATTTGATAAGGGTTTTGAACATAATTTAGACTTACTTAGTTATGAGAAAGGCTGtataagagagaaaaattatgagTGTAATAAGTATGGGAAACCATTTTACCATTGCTCATCACATGTTGTATCCCCCTTTAAGTGTAATCAGTGTGGACAAGACTTTAATCATAAATTTGACCTCATCAGACATGAGAGAATTCATGCTGGAGAGAAACtgtatgaatgtaaggaatgtggaaaagctttcagtaGGAAGGAAAATCTTATTACACATCAAAAAATTCATACTGGGGAAAAACCATATAAgtgtaatgaatgtggaaaagctTTCATTCAAATGTCAAACCTTATTAGACACCAGAGAATTCATACCGGAGAAAAACCTTATGCATGTAAAGATTGTTGGAAGGCCTTCAGTCAGAAATCAAATCTCATTGAACAtgagagaattcatactggagaaaaaccctatgaatgtaaggaatgtggaaaagcctttagCCAGAAGCAAAATCTTATTGAGCATGAGAAAATTCATACTGGCGAGAAACCTTATGCATGTAATGAATGTGGTAGAGCTTTTTCTCGAATGTCATCTGTTAATCTGCATATGAGAAGTCACACAGGGgagaaaccctataaatgtaataaatgtggaaaagccttctcTCAATGCTCAGTATTTATTATACATATGAGAAGTCATacaggggagaaaccctatgtatgcagtgaatgtgggaaagccttctctCAAAGTTCATCCCTTACTGTACATATGAGAAATCATACAGctgagaaaccttatgaatgtaatgaatgtggaaaagccttcagcCGGAAAGAAAATCTCATTACACATCAaaaaattcatactggagagaaaccttatgaatgtaatgaatgtgggaaagcttttATTCAGATGTCAAACCTCATCCGAcaccagagaattcatactggtgaaAAACCCTATGCGTGTACAgtatgtgggaaagcctttagtcAGAAATCAAATCTCACTGAACATGAgaaaattcatactggagagaaaccctatcaTTGTAATCAatgtggaaaagctttcagtcagAGACAAAATCTCCTTGAACATGAaaaaattcatactggagagaaaccattTAAATGTAATGAATGCGGTAAAGCCTTCTCTCGAATCTCATCCCTTACTCTTCACGTTAGAAGTCATACAGGGGAGAAACCGTATGAATGTAataaatgtggaaaagccttctcTCAATGCTCACTACTTATAATACATATGAGAATTCACACCGGTGAGAAACCTTTTGAATGTAATGAATGCGGGAAAGCATTCTCTCAAAGAGCATCCCTTTCTATACATAAGAGAGGTCATACAGGTGAGAAACGCCGAGTGTACTAA
- the ZNF568 gene encoding zinc finger protein 568 isoform X3, translated as MKPAQRDLYRDVMLENYSNLVTVGCQVTKPDVIFKLEQEEEPWVIEEEMLGRPCPVWEDDEQIKEQQETLVRKITSISKKTLIKENVIECKKVAKVFPLGSDIVTSRQNFFEYDSFDKGFEHNLDLLSYEKGCIREKNYECNKYGKPFYHCSSHVVSPFKCNQCGQDFNHKFDLIRHERIHAGEKLYECKECGKAFSRKENLITHQKIHTGEKPYKCNECGKAFIQMSNLIRHQRIHTGEKPYACKDCWKAFSQKSNLIEHERIHTGEKPYECKECGKAFSQKQNLIEHEKIHTGEKPYACNECGRAFSRMSSVNLHMRSHTGEKPYKCNKCGKAFSQCSVFIIHMRSHTGEKPYVCSECGKAFSQSSSLTVHMRNHTAEKPYECNECGKAFSRKENLITHQKIHTGEKPYECNECGKAFIQMSNLIRHQRIHTGEKPYACTVCGKAFSQKSNLTEHEKIHTGEKPYHCNQCGKAFSQRQNLLEHEKIHTGEKPFKCNECGKAFSRISSLTLHVRSHTGEKPYECNKCGKAFSQCSLLIIHMRIHTGEKPFECNECGKAFSQRASLSIHKRGHTGEKRRVY; from the exons ATGAAACCTGCTCAGAGGGACTTGTACCGTgatgtgatgctggagaactaTAGCAACCTAGTCACAGTGG GCTGCCAAGTCACCAAACCAGATGTGATCTTCAAGTTGGAGCAGGAAGAGGAGCCATGGGTGATAGAAGAAGAAATGCTTGGGAGGCCCTGTCCAG TTTGGGAAGATGATGAACAGATCAAGGAGCAGCAGGAAACACTTGTGAGGAAAATCACATCCATCTCCAAGAAAACTCTAATTAAGGAAAATGTCATTGAATGTAAAAAAGTTGCAAAAGTATTTCCTCTTGGCTCAGACATTGTTACTTCAAGACAAAACTTCTTTGAATATGACTCATTTGATAAGGGTTTTGAACATAATTTAGACTTACTTAGTTATGAGAAAGGCTGtataagagagaaaaattatgagTGTAATAAGTATGGGAAACCATTTTACCATTGCTCATCACATGTTGTATCCCCCTTTAAGTGTAATCAGTGTGGACAAGACTTTAATCATAAATTTGACCTCATCAGACATGAGAGAATTCATGCTGGAGAGAAACtgtatgaatgtaaggaatgtggaaaagctttcagtaGGAAGGAAAATCTTATTACACATCAAAAAATTCATACTGGGGAAAAACCATATAAgtgtaatgaatgtggaaaagctTTCATTCAAATGTCAAACCTTATTAGACACCAGAGAATTCATACCGGAGAAAAACCTTATGCATGTAAAGATTGTTGGAAGGCCTTCAGTCAGAAATCAAATCTCATTGAACAtgagagaattcatactggagaaaaaccctatgaatgtaaggaatgtggaaaagcctttagCCAGAAGCAAAATCTTATTGAGCATGAGAAAATTCATACTGGCGAGAAACCTTATGCATGTAATGAATGTGGTAGAGCTTTTTCTCGAATGTCATCTGTTAATCTGCATATGAGAAGTCACACAGGGgagaaaccctataaatgtaataaatgtggaaaagccttctcTCAATGCTCAGTATTTATTATACATATGAGAAGTCATacaggggagaaaccctatgtatgcagtgaatgtgggaaagccttctctCAAAGTTCATCCCTTACTGTACATATGAGAAATCATACAGctgagaaaccttatgaatgtaatgaatgtggaaaagccttcagcCGGAAAGAAAATCTCATTACACATCAaaaaattcatactggagagaaaccttatgaatgtaatgaatgtgggaaagcttttATTCAGATGTCAAACCTCATCCGAcaccagagaattcatactggtgaaAAACCCTATGCGTGTACAgtatgtgggaaagcctttagtcAGAAATCAAATCTCACTGAACATGAgaaaattcatactggagagaaaccctatcaTTGTAATCAatgtggaaaagctttcagtcagAGACAAAATCTCCTTGAACATGAaaaaattcatactggagagaaaccattTAAATGTAATGAATGCGGTAAAGCCTTCTCTCGAATCTCATCCCTTACTCTTCACGTTAGAAGTCATACAGGGGAGAAACCGTATGAATGTAataaatgtggaaaagccttctcTCAATGCTCACTACTTATAATACATATGAGAATTCACACCGGTGAGAAACCTTTTGAATGTAATGAATGCGGGAAAGCATTCTCTCAAAGAGCATCCCTTTCTATACATAAGAGAGGTCATACAGGTGAGAAACGCCGAGTGTACTAA